A stretch of DNA from Pagrus major chromosome 22, Pma_NU_1.0:
GCACTCGCTAAATTGTTGTTGCTCTCTTGGGAAATATGCTGGAAGAGCAGGACCTGCCCAGCTGGCTAAACCATCATTCATCAGTGTTTTGGTTACATTTGTGAGCTAATGAAAACTTTACGTGTTTCGTTGTCAGGACTTAAATtacaacttcctgtttttacTCCTTTAAATACTTCCTATGTCCCGTTAACACCGAAGTAATGCTGATGTTAATCATTCAGAACTGTCCtccatgtttattttctctctctgaataCTGTTGTACTAAACGTTTCCACCACCAGTGCTGTTGAATCGTGTTAGCTTTTGTTTTGCGTGTTTAATTCCTTGTTGACTTAAACTGAttttcaccaaaacaaaactATAACAATTTAGGAATACAAGTGTGTTATTTGATTCGATTGAACATTTTCCTTAACTGAATCCACTTCCCTGTGTCTCCAGTGTTCAAGAAGGTCGACAGCCTGTCCGAGGAGGAGTCGGTCTACCACACGAAGATCTCCAGGGTTCAGCAAGGAATAGAGGGTAAAGTAGCTGGACTGACTAACACAcggtcattttttttaatactgagTCACAGTGGCCTCATAGACATAAACACGGTTGAGCAAGTACTCAACTGAAACAAGTATCCAGTCCAGATAAGTACAGTATGAGTATCATTTAGGTTTAATAATAGACCCCTTgcacacaataaatacaaactgtacatgtaaatgtatatgtatatgtatatgtataatttaattTGACTTGTACTTTTGTTACATAAAGTGATAGCTGGGgacttttgatgtggggttgtatgaggtacttatcctaGGGAtagtgtattacctgcagtagatgaccgtcagcataaaaaatacatatccATTCAAGTGAACAGTACGTGTTACTATGTTTTGAACAGTTTTGGTGCTTATACGTTGCGGCCAAACAACCTTTTCCTTTGGCgctacattccctcaaccgtaCAATGTCTCAATTCCTActagggctgctcgattatggaaaaaatcataatcacgattattttggtcaatattgaaatcacgattatttaaatgattatttttgagtttggaaacatgatgcatttattcagcatttctctcaaaaaaatacatacttagaaaatcaaataagacaaacgaTAGGGTGTACATCTTTAGCTAAAAAGTATGTCTttccgaccgactcttcgtcacatttctgcccgaaaaacagcgcctgtcccggcaaaaaacttaaactcaccaagtgtttgtcgcggtgGTCAGCcgtcccgaccgagacttcagtgaacttccccaataaaacagcctccctccccgcgagtgacagagtcagacagcatcctgctgactgatggcgattatgtaattatgtaatttagagaaaaacgtaatTTAGTGAGTGCCAGTCAGCATGAATGCTTTGGGGGAGGGACTGAATTGCGCATGCGCGTCTCTTTCAGAAAATTTCTAGGCTTACTGTACAacgaaaaatgccaaataaatcgTTTCAATTCGATTATATTAGTTTGGAGATCGTTTGACCCAAAAATCGAAATCACGATCAAAATTCGATTAATTGCACAGCCCTAATTCCTACGCCcctgacggtcatctactgcaggtaacacactgaccaGGGATaatacctcatacaaccccacatcaaaagaccccaactatcACTACAGTACATTTACTGGACTTTTGATATTCAAAACATGTTCTGATGAAAACATATCTTTCTCTTTGCTGTTAGTCGCATTGACCTGTagctcaattctgaggctgttcaGTGAAtagttttttaatgaataataaatatggcGACTTCTGATCAGCCcatatcaatttcaggcttaCCTACTTAGCCCCACCCACTTCAGGTTTAATCCCCGCCCATTCCGAGTATGGATATGAATATAGATGTTAGAGTTTAGTTTGTCGAATAAATTAACATACAGATAGTGATATGCTAGCTCATCCCTACTATACGTTATGGAAAAAACATCAGCAATGGAGAGACGATCATGCAGTTTCttcgagtaaaagtaaaactgtttttttagaGGAGCCTTTTTTTGGGGAGCCTTTCATGAGATAAAACAGCTTGAAGCAAAGGACCACAGGTGCTTgctgaattaatttatttacagcacTAAAAGGCCTAAAATTGCTGTTTTCTGCCACTATAAATAGTGTTTTTTCTTGGCTAAGATAAGAAAAATAAGACGAGATAAACCTCTATTAATCTCTGGAGGAAAATTCAGGtgtcacagcagcaacaacagcagtgaaaatgattaaaagctCCTGCCAGCTACTTAATGGACCTTGTGGTGTGATTGTTTAGTTAACCATATAGACCCTGCGTATGCACCAGGCGGTTTAAGGTCATTCATGTGGTGTGAAGCAGCACAGATGACTGAGTTTAATGTCAGGGGAGGTCAACAGACGTTTTTCTATCCCAGAAAACACGCAGATGGTGACCAGACGCTTTCATTTACAGTACATCATAAACAGACGTTTCTTATCtcccctccttttctttctgcgttttttttctcacagatCTGAGCTCCACCTCGAACTGTTCAGGCTGTCTGGATGTGACTCTGTACAGCGAGGAGATCAGCAGGCTGAAGAGAGAGTTTGAAGACATCCAGAGAATGATACTGGGACAGGAGCAGGTACTGAGACATCCacaagttgtttgttttgttcacccaacagtccaaaaccaaaagatatttaatttgtaaagatataaagcaaagaaaagcaatGGGGTATAGATTGACTCCATTAATTTCTAATCACTTACTCTGTCACTTTGATCGCTGTTCCCCTCCAGGTCCTGGACCAGGCCTCCCGGACCCAGACCACCCTACAGGACACCAACAACCGGCTGACACGCGACATGCAAAACCACCTCATGTCGATCAAAACTTCTCAACCAGTCGCTAGAACGGTACCTGGATCGGGTGGAGGGCTGGAAGGACGTGATCGAAGAAACTGAAGAGAAGATGAAGACTCTGATGGAGGATCAGTACAACGTCAAAGCTACGGCACAGCAAGTTAACACGACGGTGGCTCTCAGGTGAATGAAAAGATGCAGGGCAGGAGACTAAACACAGGTATCGACTGTGTGACACATGAATTCTTCTGCTTTATTGTGCCGAGAAGCTTAAAGATACAGTAACATTTGCAGTTTTGGATGAAAAAGGGACTATATGGACAGTCTCATtcaagaaatagaaaataaaaataaagcagacacattttacaaaaagcTAAATAATATGAAAGCAGCTGATGTTTGATATCCAgctctgtgttttcctcttctctccagcACGATGTGGATAGACGCCCTGCAGAGAAAAGCCGATGAGGAGACTCTGGTCCTCCAGAAGTTGACCAGCGACTGGCAGAACTACAGCCGGGTTCTGAGCGTCATCAAGTCCAACATGAGCAGCACCACGCAAAACATGCGCTTCctccaaaacaaacatcatatcTGATCACCAGAGAATCGCCATGTCCACTGACGTGTACTACGACCTCACCCAGCAGGTGAgccatgtacattttttttaagtttaactaaaaacaaaaatgttctttaGGAGAAGGAAGAGTTGTCATTGACCGGCCTTTGTATGAAAATGTCAATGAGTGTCCTCACGACTAAAGTGAGTACAACATCTGTCTATATTGTCTTCAGGTGATGAACCTGCAGATGCAGCTCGACAATGTGACGTCTTTCATGGATGAACACGAAGAGAACATGCACGACCTTCACTACCATTCCAGGTAACACACTCAATTTACACATCAGTAGCACATATCAAATACCTGTAGGTGAAGTGATTAAACCCTCCCTTTAGCCTCACCAAATTCTAACTTAAGCACAACTCTTTTGAGGATTAGATGTTTTGTCTCAGGTGAGGCCCAACATTGTGTACAGACGTCCCTACAACATGATGACTAaataatgcacacacacctgacacagaAATGTGTATTATCACTCACGAAATGACAAAAAACTCACGGTaaccctcctcatcctctttaGATACTATGAGAACCGGACGGGTGAGCGTTTCTCTGCTCTGGACGGTCGTCTGAACTCCATCTCGATGGAGATCGACACGATCTCTTCCAGCCTCAATGCCACCGTCAGCCACGTCCAGAGCATGTACAAGTACATCAACATCGAGAGCTCGTCCTGCCAGAGTCGCATGGGCAGACACACTGAAGATCTACAGGTAGTGACCACAAAGGAATTCATTCATCTTGCTTACCTACTAATCCTCCATGATAAGACATTTTTCTTTACCTTCATCCTCACACCATCCTTCTTACTTTTGTGCAGAACCTGAACAACACAGTCTTGTTACTCCTCCACTTGGCCGACACACTGAGACAACGAAACATGTTGTTGAATATGCGACTGGATGTGGATGTCAGGAACTTGTCCATAGTGATGGAGGAGATGAAGCTTGTGGACGTTCACCACACCCAGCTCATTAAGAACTTCACTATAGTAAAAGGTACAGTAGATGTTGTCGTATTTAAGGATAGATCAGTACATGTACACTTTATTGTTGACCTTCACCTTACTATCTTCTCTCAACAGGTGCTCCTGGACCGCCAGGGCCCAAAGGGAACCGCGGTGAGACCGGCTCAAAAGGACCCTTGGGACTGACTGGGAGTAAAGGTGACCGAGGCCCGACAGGAAGCCGTGGGTCTCTTGGAGAGAAGGGTTCACTTGGGCTTAAAGGAGCACCAGGTGAAACAGGTCCCAGTGGAAATAGAGGGTCAGTAGGAATCAAAGGAGCTAAAGGATCTATTGGTGCTCCAGGACCGCGTGGTGAGAAGGGCCAGAAAGGTGACATGGGCCTCCCCGGTTTAGATGGCAACCAAGGACCAGCAGGGCCTCCAGGAATCCAGGGTCAGGCAGGACTACCGGGCATCATTGGGCCACCGGGACCGAGGGGAAAACCAGGGCCAGTCGGGCCGCCTGGTCCACCAGGATACCCTGGAGCTCCAGGCTTGCCGTACCACCATGACCGAGTCAACACCCAGCAGCGGTCTGTGACGCCTGCTACTGGGTCCAAGAGACAGTAGGAAGACGGACGAAGACATGGACTCAGAAGTGATTTGTACAAAGAGGCTTAATAATAAGTGACAGACACAAACTGAAGGAAATCATCCAACGTGACTGAGATGCAACAATCCATTTCTTTTGGAGTGTGCAAGACAATCGAGAACTTTATGAACAACAAATCAAATTCAAGATGGAGCTTTAAAGGAGGCATTACCCTGATTATATGACATGGCCACAACCAAGAGGAAGGTCTAAAAGATAGAGAACAGAACTGCTGCCACAGACTGGACTGTTGTTGAGGAGTGAGAAGAGGCCAAAGATGAACTTTTGTATGGTGGTATGTTGGAGAAAACGGCCTTTACATTGTTCTCATGGGAGTGACACCAAAGACAAAGACTTCCCAAATCAAACAAGTCCCTCCATTTATGAATGAAATGAGATTTtgccagattaaaaaaaaccttctctTATATGTTGGAATTAATAGGAATAAAAAATGTCTTGCCTTGTTGAATATACTGGAAGCAAAGACTGTTTGAGGTTGCTGTCAAGCCACCAAAACCTCATGGGGGATAATAAATAGGAGGGCTGTTAACCACAGATTTGGACTTAAGTAGTGGTGTTTTCCCATCCAGACTACTCAAGGGTTTACATTCCCATGCACTACTTTATATTatgagcacagaaaaaaaaaacatctttttgtttcacattatGTACACGTTGACACATCCTTTTCTGATGGATGGCACTGTTTGTAAAAATTCAAGCCAGTTTGCTTCTCTCTTGGCATTTCAGAGCAGGTACTCTGAAGACTTTTCTCCCATCTTCTGGGCAAAACAGAAGTGAAGTTGCAGAATTTATGGCCTATTCATTTCCATTCATCTACACTTTTGTTTGGCATTGCATTAAACATTTGCTTTGATTGTTGCTcttgttggacaaaagaaagtaagaatgaagaaaaataacttGATGACTCCTGTCGAAGTGTGAAAACATTATAGGAAATACActcttttgctttctttctgagAGTTCGATAAGATGATCAATGTCACtctggtgtttgtgtgcagaagCTGGAGACAGGAGGttattagcctagcttagcataaagactggaagcagggggaaagaGGTAGCCTGACTCTTTCCAAAGATCAATACCTAACGCATTGTATGTTGTCAGGAGGTTATTAGCCTAGTTTAGCATTAAGAGTGAAGcacagggaaacagctagcctgaatCTTGACAAAAATCACTCACTAACACGTTTTATGGTGTTTGTTGAAATCTGTAGCCAGGAGGttattagcctagcttagcattaaggctagaaacaggaggaaacaggtAGCCTGACTCTTTCCAAAGATCACAAACTggttgtattttctttgttcaaatctgtacaaaaaagaaatgtaattactGTGTTAAGGGGAGTTTAGTGCTAAACAACAGTTTATCCATTCTGCACTACTATGTAGAGCTGAAGACGCTCTGAAGCTGTTGTTTGCTAAGAACAACAGCACATAACTGCCTATAACTACATATCGGTTAATATTAGATTACACAAACAAGATACAATGTGGTAAATGACAGGTGAAGCCAAACTAGCTGTTTCCCCATGCACGATCTGATTTTGccatgttattgttgttgttgctggtggACCATGGACATGGTTTTTGTAAAGCCAGAGCTTTGCCACTTGGGGAAAAAGACCAAAAATACATACGTGGGAGATGTTGTCCTTTTAAACACGTGTTTATAGTTGTGAAAGGGTGtatttaaacccaaaccatgttttcctaaacctactTAGTGTAATAATAAGTGAACAGGATAATATTATGTCCCAGCAGGATATGATCCCCACTCCTCTGAGTGGGAGTCTTATACTTCACTCAGCCACAATTGCTTGCTTGAAATTTGGTTTTTGTCGCTATTTGTAAgttgaaatgatggtcctggagcaacattaattatgacgTTCGAGCAAAAACGCCAACACAGCAATTTCAGATACACTTTACCCCTGCCTCCACTTTTTacactaagctaagctaagctaaaataATTGCCTCTGACTCCAGTTCTGTACCTTATGCAGAGACacgagagtggtatcaattttctcatctaactcttggaaagaaaagaaaatatgtgtCTTTCACagatgttgaactattcctttaacaggCTTGAAAAGTCATTCAACACATCATGAATAATGTTTGTAAACATgtcaatgaaatgaaaaaagtgtgtttttctgcagcagGATTGTTACTTTTCCCTCTTTCTACTTTTAACAATTGTGATATCAGAGAAATGACTTACAGGAGGGTTTTATGATACATGCATAAATAATCTTTTAtatctcagaaaaaaaaaaacttttacaaAAAGGCAAACGTACTATTTTTGTAAACCTGTGAGTTGTAATGAAATGCGACTGGCTTGCATCGAACTtcaataaagcttttttttaacagtctCATTCCTGTCGGTGTCCTACTGCACTTCCGCAGCAGAGGGCTATTGTTGCCCTGTGAAGGAAAAGGGAGCAGCCATTAATGCAAAACACATGTCAGCCCCTCCCATTAGATTTTTGAGGTTTGCTGCCACTGAATCAAAGATATTCTATTGGCTAGATTTACCCTGATGTTTAAACATAGGTACTATATTATCTAAAATCAGGCTTATTGTTGTAGAAAAGAGCTGAAAACCCCCCTGCAGCAGCCCTGATCTCCCGCTGAATTACATTTTCACAgcatttccctctttttctccatgCTGGAACATGACAGGCCTTGTGGGATGTTAGGAACCTGATATCCAACAAAAACTTCCTTCAAGAATCCACCCAAATCCCTCATTCCTGCAGTCTCCATGACTGTTCAATATGTGCATGGAACATTTGCTCTAAATCATTCACTGTTTTCACCTCAGAAACCCGAAGAAAAAGCGTAACAGTGGTGCTGTTTCCAATCTGTGAAGCAGGAAAAATATGGCTGAGATTATTCTGATATATGTCTGCTTTATTCTCACGTCAGACATCCTTCAATCTGACTGGCAtgatttctcttctttctcaccAGACTTGTGAGAGGGAGACCTCCTGCAGACTCTTGCAAATCTAAACTATTCCCACATGTGGAGCAATAAATCACCAGGACTGCTGCTAAACTGTTGGAGGACAAATTTGCAGGGCACAAAGTCACCACATCCAGCCACAAAAGAGACACAATGAGAAAGCAAAGAGATGatggaagaaggagaaggagttTTGGATTAGAAATTCACTAAAGCTGACGCGGCTACAGTAAAATATTTCAGACAaagattttacaaacaaaaaaatgataacCTTATACAGAACATTTTTGAATAAACAAGAGGCTCACAATCCTTTTGCTGATGTACTTTGACTTCTGACTGCAGAGATTACATTATGTGCGTATGCTATGGGTTGATTtgatattcattcatttttgtggTGATCataatctgtttgtttgtttgtttgtttgtttgtttgtttgttcttgattttgattgcattttaaaagtgtcctactttggctctgatgcaatttggaaagtaactagtaatCACCCCGCCAAAATGAAGTGGAGTGgtagtagaaaatggaaatactcaagtaaggtacaagtaccttaaaatgtacttaagtacagttcttgagtaaatgtacttccaTCACTGGGTATCTGAGTACTCCTTTCACCACTGGCAACTGGCAGTCGGAGCACGTCAAAGACATTCACATAACATGTCATAAATGTTCTTTGTTGAGGGTCAAGGACTCCAAATGAGTGCTTACGTTGCTCAGCGTCTCCTGGATGAACTAAGGAAATATAGTTAAGATATGCTAATCGAATGTTACTACTCTGCCACAGCTGGCCCTATTCTGGCCCTGTGTCATGTACGTTCTGGTCCAGAATAGTGGCAGCTATAGTTCTACAGTTGGCCTAACCCAGGCCTACATCATGGGCAATCTAGTCCTGGCTTACAGATCTGGACCTCCTCTGTACCATACCATTGTTTGTGGCTTATTGGCCCATCACTGGACCAGTTTGCTTTGTGGGTCCTGAGTCTATAAATGTCATCTTAATTGATTCACCATTTAAcctttcaaccttttcaaagtGTCTTTTCCAGTCTCAGCACCATCCAGACCTTCATATCAGATCAACAACATGCAGTGATTCATGTTTCAGATTGTCAGGCTCGATCAAACTCAGCTTCACTTGAGTAATATGGGAAAATCATCAAGGTAACCAAGGCCTGTTTAAACTGGCAGGACTCACTTGTTAATTTAGGTTCGCCCTGTACACCGCAAGCTTACTTGCAAGGTATATTTGAGATCCTTAAAAATTTCCAGAGGTCACTGGCGGGAGcttaattattgtttttctatttgtctTAGTGGCTCAGCATCTCTAATCCGAGAGAAACAAACACCACAGATCTAGTACAGTGTCATCTCTTCGGTGACTTTGGTGACGCGGCATTGTTTTTATCGTTCTGCTTTGAGTTTATTCAGGGGGTGAAAAGGTATCATTAACCCGAGTAATTTAGTGGAACCACAGCATAGAATTAAGTTCAAACGTCTTCCATCTCCGATCTCCAACACGGACAGAAGGAGAGCAGCTTCAAATGAAAGTGAAGTAAAGAGTGTAAGAGGAGGGCACGGTGTGCTATAGCTGTGGTGAAAAACACCACACCGAGCCAGCATAAACCCTGCAGCCAGATGTGCTTTCTGGATCGCTCTGCCAGGTCTGACTTTCCCAGGTGGAATATatttcactgcttcatataCGTGTAATTTTCACACCTCATGGGCTGAAAGGTCTAACTTCATAATTTACctgttatttgtgtttctgaACATCATTAATGACCAGGATGTAACACCTCGCTCCCTCTTTCCACATGAACACTTCAGGCCTGATTGGCTGTGAAGTGGATTGAGGGGCTGTGATGTTCTGTAGTAATGGTTTGTTGCCTAATGGACCCCACAGGACCGGTGCTTTCTGCTGACTCAGCGAGGTGATGTCATGCCTGTGTATGGCTGAGATCAGATGGCTGAGCGCTGGATCTCTGAATTTCACATACGACActgatttaaatataaataaaatcatcgGGGACTTTGTTGTTTGTAGACTGCCATAAAAACACTGGCTAATCATTGGATTCATCTGAATTCAATTGTGGTATTGTTGCTATAATACAGTGTGATGAATGTAGTCGTAAATGGAAACTGATGGATAATAGAATCGACCAAAATCATTACCCACGCTTAATAAAtgctgtgaaagtatcaaaacaataggaaatgcacacagccaatattcagaaactgtgcctttaaacaagcGTGTCAGGACTACCGTaaggctgtgatgtcacaactatacagtcataGGCCTTAGCCACAACCCCAGCacgactgaaacaaaaa
This window harbors:
- the scara3 gene encoding LOW QUALITY PROTEIN: scavenger receptor class A member 3 (The sequence of the model RefSeq protein was modified relative to this genomic sequence to represent the inferred CDS: deleted 2 bases in 2 codons), which translates into the protein LADNYGGYENQLFKEEDFTGEEEMPSFRGRSRGGCLRCQQSHSLQLAVKVLYGFVAFLIITVAVLASLVFKKVDSLSEEESVYHTKISRVQQGIEDLSSTSNCSGCLDVTLYSEEISRLKREFEDIQRMILGQEQVLDQASRTQTTLQDTNNRLTRDMQNHLMSIKLLNQSLERYLDRVEGWKDVIEETEEKMKTLMEDQYNVKATAQQVNTTVALSTMWIDALQRKADEETLVLQKLTSDWQNYSRVLSVIKSNMSSTTQNMRFLQNNIISDHQRIAMSTDVYYDLTQQVMNLQMQLDNVTSFMDEHEENMHDLHYHSRYYENRTGERFSALDGRLNSISMEIDTISSSLNATVSHVQSMYKYINIESSSCQSRMGRHTEDLQNLNNTVLLLLHLADTLRQRNMLLNMRLDVDVRNLSIVMEEMKLVDVHHTQLIKNFTIVKGAPGPPGPKGNRGETGSKGPLGLTGSKGDRGPTGSRGSLGEKGSLGLKGAPGETGPSGNRGSVGIKGAKGSIGAPGPRGEKGQKGDMGLPGLDGNQGPAGPPGIQGQAGLPGIIGPPGPRGKPGPVGPPGPPGYPGAPGLPYHHDRVNTQQRSVTPATGSKRQ